ACAACGCAAAAAgtagtttcatttttcattatacCGTCAACCTCAGATGTAATTATCTGCGCTCGTCATATACAACGAGGCACCCACAGCAATAACCcatcattttaatgatttaaaagtCTTTTCGGTGCTTTCATAGGATACAGTGTCTAGCACCCATTTGTAGGATGATGTgatcacattacattacattcatttagcattACCAGGCTGCTCTGCCTGTTTTTCAGGTATGGCAGTAGAAGAGAGGTTGAAACAGCTTGAGCGCTGGAAGGAGCGCAAGGCTcttgagaaggagaaggaaaagagagaaaaggagcgcAAGGGCGTATTCAAGGTTGGCTTGTATCACCATACTGATACCCGTGCCACTGTCGTCTCGGCTGCCCCAAAAAGAGCTAAGGAGGTGAGCAAGGACTTAACAGTAGACTTGCTGTTAATGTGAATGTAAATTATTACTCTATCCCATTGCTTTATTATGTCCTAACTGGATATGACCAAATAAGTTATATCGAGAGGATACGTTTGTGTTGCTGGATTCAGTGTAATGAGGAAGGAATTCTATTTTTGCTAATCTTCCAGACAAAAGTGAACACTGCTCTGTCCCTGAGTACCAGAGTCACCCGTTCAATGAAACAACCGCAGCAGGTACTACATTTCCCCCAAATCTCGGAACATCTTTCTGATATTAACTTTCATTAAATGAAACGCTGCGTGCACTTTGTCgcgtcatttttctttttgcctaaTCTCTACAGCCTCTGAAGAAACAAGACCCAAATACTGTGGCAAAGAAAGGTATATAAATTGGAATGatccttttgattttaattgacACATAACTTCTACTGCAGCCTGAGGCAGGGACTTAAGTTCAACAACCCTGGTGGCTGCATGAAATCGTTGAATGTAGAATTTGGGCTATTTGAAAAGTAAACAGACAGTTAATGAACTAAACACATATTTATGTTGGCTGAGGGTATgtagctacagtgtgtgtgtgtgtttgtatcaccaaaatgtaaaatagtCATAGCACATATAGTGGAACAGGGTTATAGTGTTACCGATTCTCGTTTGACTTTTTTAAACAGCAATCTATACCTCCTCTCCTTAGCCCCCCACCAATCCCCTCCCTTGTCATAGGCACAAAACCTAAATGACTATAATTGAATAATTAAGTCAAAGTCCCGTATGTTACAACAGCACATTTTACCCTATACAGTTGAATTTACCTATGAACATATAACTATGtgcatgtatgcacacactCCCCTGGGCCAATCCTGTCTGAagttctctctgcctcttttacATTAAAACCTATTAGAATGGACCAGGGAGCTTTCCATGGCTGCCTGCCATATTGATGGAACACACGTATAACACTTTCTCTTCCTTTAGCTCAACCTGCTGTGGAAAGATCTCTCAGGACCCGAGTAGCTCCTGTCAAGCCTGCACCAGCAACAATCTCAACCAAGACCAAAGTTTGTGCCGGTAACTCATGAGAAAAATCGCGGCGCATAACTTGACCTTGGGACTAACTATCGTGTTGGTTTCACCCTATTGTGTTGGTTTCACCCtaatgtgtttctttattgGCAACTcaatctgtgtctctgtgtcatgCCATCCTGCTGTAGTGGAGCCTACAGTACGAACTCTGTCGACCAGATCAGCCAACAGGCCTCCTGTTACAACAGTTCCTGCGGTGAAAGACAAACCAAAGGACAAGGCTGCAGGTATAGACTGAGTCAAGCCCAGAGTtcaagcatttttatttttccccccatagaAACTGGAAGACCATAGGAAGTATGATCATCAAAGCAAAAAGAGAATGGACAAACATCAGAGGGGCGATGCATACTCTGTGATATATATACCCTAATCAGGCAACACTCACTTTTTTGTTCTGCAATAATGCCATCATCGTGACATAATTCATACCATATGGTGACGAATGATTGGTTAATCTAAATAAGCTGTAGGTTGTCTCAAATGTCATTGGTTACAAGAGTTCCTGAAGGATTTAGAGAAGCTTGGAGCAATGCATTTTTGAACTATGCATGATGTCCTTTTCTGACTTCTTAGTGACATGTGATTGGGAATCATTATGTGATCAACATAAACTTTGGCCCCATGATTTGTAGAGATATCTGGATTCATATCCTGCATGTGTGGCTATGCTGGCGCGCTGTGTAAAAGTGGTATTGTTCTAGAAAAACACTCTTAACATTGTTAAATGTCTCTCCACATTCAGTTGCAAGAACCACAAGGAGCAGAGCCATTGCTGACTCTGTGGGGCCACCCTCtggcaaagaaagaaactgcAAAGGTATCATTTTAAGTTGACAGAGCCAATCTGCTTTTGAGACAGTTTGGCTTTTTCCACGTGAACATGAGCAATTGTTAATTGTTCCTTTTTAATAGCTACTGTCAACGACACCACCCAGCCTCCTTTCCCCAAGGtgagcatttcttttctttcttcttcattttttaaaatcgtAACTTGTTGATCGTATAATAAGCTGTTTATATGTCGCTTAGGAGCCTGAGCTGAAGGAGCCACAGGAAATACTTCACCCCTCCagttcagaggaggaagaaatggtGGTGGACCCAGAGGCGTCTGACTCTGTCCCTGCTGTGGACCCCGTTGAGGCTCCACCTTTGTCTTCATTTGCTCCAAAGGGTTTTGTCTTCCAGGCTCCCGTTGGCTTGTTGTCTTTAAAGTTCCAGCCTCTCACTCCTCGCTCAGCAGACGCCTTCCTTACGCCAAGGTCTGTCCGTGacttcgttttttttaaagatgtttgaGAAATGGAAAGCTTTAATACTGTGACATTGTTTCATACAAGCCCGATCATAGAAGCATCAAAGGAACATTTTAGGATTAAAGTTTGAGTGAATAATCTAAATGCCATGTTGTGTGAATCTTCCTACCCAGTTCCAGCTTCAATGTTCCACCAGTTCCCTTGTTCAATTTCAATGACGATCCTCAGGCTGAACCAAGCGAACTCTCTCCCCCCAAGTCCCCTCACGGCTCCCCACCCCATACATCTCCCACAGTTGCTCCTCCACCTACAGGAAGCCCTATGGAATCAAACCATGATGTACCATACTTCaggtggcttttttttttccctcaatctTTCTAGTCATGTGTTCAGGTTTTACAATCAAATTggtttttaatacatttcttcttcttttttgtcattcagATCAGAAATATCAAGTGAGACAGACCAACTCACGACTCTGTCTTTCCACTGGGAGTCCAAAGTGGAGGATGAGTCCATCCCAGAAGAGAGTGAGTGTTTCCTCTCTAACAAGGACAGAGTGACATCCAGTGACTATTTGACTCCACTCAGTTTGGTGCCAGCGCTCCCAAACTGAACAactgttctgtgtttttttttcttgctcacGTCCGTTTAGTGAGAGACCGTATGCGTACAGCAGTCGGCCAGGCGAGGCTGCTGATGAAGCAGCGTTTCAACCAGTTCAGTGGTCTGGTGGACGACTGTGAGCTGGGCCGAGGAGAGAAGATCACCACCTGCACTGATCTGCAGGGATTCTGGGACATGGTTTATTACCAGGCGAGTGCTCCATGGGAGAGGATCAACTCGTTGTTTCAGTCACTTAATTCGCAAAGACGTAAAAACGACAACCGTACACGTTGTGCTTTCCAGGTAGAGGACGTGAAAAAGAAGTTTGACGCCCTGAAAGAAGCAGAGGGCCGAGACTGGGTGGAGGAGCACAAGCCCCAACCACGACAGAGGAAAGCCCTGAAGGTGAATACTTtttgtgatcatattttttggTAATCTGTTTCAGGAGCACTGATAAAGAACTTAAGAGGCAAATGATGCGAAGAACAACAACTCGTCTGTCTTGTTGTCTTGACAGAAACCATCAACTGTAACCGCCAAGCCGACAGGAACCAAAGCAGCATCCAAGTCTCGCCTGGCTGCCGTGAAAGCAGCCATGAAAGCCAGACAGCAGGCAGCCGAGGCAGAGAAAGCAGCAACGGATGCTGGTAAAAGTGAGGAAGACAAAGACGGCCCGAACTGTCATGATCCACAACCCCAGGCAGAGTCCCAAATACCAGACACCGTGGTCTTTGACGGGGGCTTCTTCCAGGTGGAGAGTCCAGCCAAACAAGGTGAGATAGAAGTGAATGCACGGCTGACAGGTGATGTCCTTTTACTGACTGAGCTGTAAGATTTGAAAGCATGTCTTACATatgtttgtctctgcagcttCAGTGAGGAGATCAAGCCGTCTGAGTGCTGCTGTGCAATCTCAGGCGTCTCCCTGTTCCAAGTACCTCACACCTCGAAGAGCCACCCGGCGATCCCATGCATTGGCACAGACCCCCACTCAGACCGTTGCCTCTCCCACCCAGCCCATCCTCACTCCTGCCCTCATGCGCCTTACCCTCGATCAAACACCAAAGTCTCGGCATGGCACTCCTCAGTCATCCCAGGGGAGAAAGGACACTGTGaatgtctctctttgtttctcaccTGTCAAGATAGTGCTTCCAGACGACACCCAGTCCGAGGGAAGCCCTGCACAACAGGCCGAGACAGTCCCCACACAGGAAAAACCTGCCTCTGTTCCTGAACCAAGCACAGACCTACCTATACATTCACTTCCATCCATTTCTGCAGTCGAGGAGCCTGATGAAGATGTGGACGATGTCCTCCCAGTCTCTCCGAGACTCTCCCCATCTCCCTGCAAAATGCCCCCTCCTGTCTCCCAGGCCCCTGAGCCCTCATCATCTCTGAGTTTCACGCTGTCACCCTGTGCGAgtcccatcccctcccctcctcctgctgggc
This Scophthalmus maximus strain ysfricsl-2021 chromosome 16, ASM2237912v1, whole genome shotgun sequence DNA region includes the following protein-coding sequences:
- the dlgap5 gene encoding disks large-associated protein 5, encoding MESRFAHLRQRDTSVSMLRVKLSRRRSQSQKENRDRAVNTRRQLDKVPEMDISSLDASIAMANMSTIKERTQNNAKSMAVEERLKQLERWKERKALEKEKEKREKERKGVFKVGLYHHTDTRATVVSAAPKRAKETKVNTALSLSTRVTRSMKQPQQPLKKQDPNTVAKKAQPAVERSLRTRVAPVKPAPATISTKTKVCAVEPTVRTLSTRSANRPPVTTVPAVKDKPKDKAAVARTTRSRAIADSVGPPSGKERNCKATVNDTTQPPFPKEPELKEPQEILHPSSSEEEEMVVDPEASDSVPAVDPVEAPPLSSFAPKGFVFQAPVGLLSLKFQPLTPRSADAFLTPSSSFNVPPVPLFNFNDDPQAEPSELSPPKSPHGSPPHTSPTVAPPPTGSPMESNHDVPYFRSEISSETDQLTTLSFHWESKVEDESIPEEMRDRMRTAVGQARLLMKQRFNQFSGLVDDCELGRGEKITTCTDLQGFWDMVYYQVEDVKKKFDALKEAEGRDWVEEHKPQPRQRKALKKPSTVTAKPTGTKAASKSRLAAVKAAMKARQQAAEAEKAATDAGKSEEDKDGPNCHDPQPQAESQIPDTVVFDGGFFQVESPAKQASVRRSSRLSAAVQSQASPCSKYLTPRRATRRSHALAQTPTQTVASPTQPILTPALMRLTLDQTPKSRHGTPQSSQGRKDTVNVSLCFSPVKIVLPDDTQSEGSPAQQAETVPTQEKPASVPEPSTDLPIHSLPSISAVEEPDEDVDDVLPVSPRLSPSPCKMPPPVSQAPEPSSSLSFTLSPCASPIPSPPPAGQGHMEAQESVCCTPDTSVVEEIPGLDFERYLLPSQRCSLSPRETVARETLSPMAVDIEMESPRGQSEDLLTQQEPALPAVPSLLTLQSPQVQSPAAESGLLLFTPDLKDRIRQSVCPSDLMVFTPPSNM